The following coding sequences are from one Osmia bicornis bicornis chromosome 2, iOsmBic2.1, whole genome shotgun sequence window:
- the LOC114875637 gene encoding leucine-rich repeat-containing protein let-4, producing MKEQRLWTVICMLCLVMGLSLAQTSQLCPSHAEISPCSCTLKKSGLDIVCEFTDLTHISKVMGSLKGRTNTVIFYLRLRHNSLPKLQPYVFLGLDIRHLTIHNSSLAKLEESSLSSIGTGLTQLDLSQNALLSVPSSALKDLQHLLILNLNRNKIKAIHKKAFEGLDTLEILSLYENEISTVEEDAFKGLHNRKLRRLNLGGNELNKVPTQALRTLDMLKKLEMQENRITAIEEGDFEGLKSLDSLGLAHNQLREVPARVFAHLTQLNSLEMDGNQITHVDPDAFIGLEENLQYLRLGDNNLHAVPSDALRRLHRLRHLDLRANNITVLPEDAFTGYGDSISFLNLQKNLIKVLPPLVFENLNSLETLNLQNNKLTQIPEEVTENIVDTLRHIDITDNPLICDCELRWYSVWLGNLRDKDDERMSRKRTVCTMISEHREYSVQNLPLERMGCVGKNAGRTSSAGSSCIYVDAMLQMLATAIVLF from the exons ATGAAGGAACAAAGATTATGGACGGTGATTTGCATGTTGTGTCTCGTAATGGGTTTGAGCCTGGCACAAACATCGCAGCTCTGCCCATCGCACGCCGAGATATCGCCCTGTTCCTGCACCTTGAAAAAATCCGGCCTTGACATCGTATGCGAGTTCACCGATCTCACCCACATATCCAAGGTTATGGGCTCGTTGAAGGGAAGAACGAACACGGTGATTTTCTATTTGAGGCTCAGGCATAACAGCTTGCCGAAATTGCAGCCATACGTGTTCCTTGGCCTCGATATTCGTCATTTAACCATTCACAACAGCAGCCTGGCGAAACTCGAGGAATCTTCTCTCAGCTCCATCG GAACTGGCCTGACGCAGCTTGATCTATCGCAGAACGCTTTGCTCTCAGTACCATCGAGCGCGTTGAAAGATCTTCAGCACTTACTTATCTTAAACCTGAACCGTAACAAGATCAAAGCGATTCATAAAAAAGCTTTCGAAGGGTTGGACACTCTTGAAATCCTTTCTCTATACGAAAATGAGATTTCCACTGTGGAGGAGGATGCCTTCAAAGGGCTGCACAA CAGGAAGCTGAGGAGACTGAATCTGGGAGGAAACGAGTTGAACAAAGTACCGACTCAAGCTCTGCGCACTCTGGACATGCTGAAGAAGCTGGAGATGCAGGAGAATAGGATCACCGCCATTGAAGAGGGTGATTTCGAGG GTCTGAAGAGTCTGGATTCGTTAGGGTTGGCTCACAATCAGCTTCGCGAGGTACCCGCTCGTGTGTTCGCTCACTTGACGCAATTAAACTCTTTGGAGATGGACGGAAATCAAATTACCCACGTTGATCCGGACGCGTTCATCGGTCTCGAGG AAAATCTGCAATATTTACGGCTGGGGGATAATAATTTACATGCAGTTCCGAGCGATGCGTTACGACGTCTTCATCGACTACGGCATCTCGATTTAAGGGCGAATAACATTACCGTGCTCCCGGAGGATGCTTTCACCGGATACGGAGATTCCATTTCGTTCCTTAATCTCCAGAAGAATCT GATCAAGGTGTTACCACCGTTGGTTTTTGAGAACCTGAACTCTTTGGAAACGTTGAATCTGCAGAACAACAAGCTGACGCAAATACCGGAAGAAGTGACCGAGAATATCGTCGACACCCTTCGACACATCGATATCACAG ACAATCCATTGATCTGCGACTGCGAGCTGCGATGGTATTCCGTCTGGCTGGGAAATCTACGGGACAAGGACGACGAAAGAATGTCGAGGAAACGAACGGTGTGCACGATGATCAGCGAGCACCGGGAGTACTCGGTCCAGAATCTACCTTTGGAGAGAATGGGCTGCGTCGGGAAAAACGCTGGGCGAACCTCGTCAGCTGGCAGTAGCTGCATCTACGTCGACGCGATGTTACAAATGCTAGCGACTGCTATTGTTCTGTTTTAA